A stretch of DNA from Candidatus Bathyarchaeota archaeon:
AAATCCTCTTAGGATACGACGGCAGAATCAGCAACATCATGCTCGCAAACGCTGTCACAAGTGGGCTGATTTCAACAGGATGTGACGTCTATGACGCCGGAATGGCCCCCACGCCCTGCATTCAATATGCAGTTAAAAATCACCAGATTAGGGGCGGTGTCATGATTACCGCCTCCCACAATCCACCAGAATATAATGGAATAAAGGTGATGGCGGAAGACGGCGTAGAAATCTCAAGACAGCAAGAGGTTAAAATCGAAAGTCTGTTCTTTGAAAACAAGGTGAATCATGTTAACTGGCGTAGAGTTGGGCAGAGACACGTTTTACTTAGAGTCTTGGACGAATACAAGGAAGCTGTAAAAAAGCATGCTGATGCAGCTACTATAGGGAAAAAGCATTACCATGTTGTGGTGGACGCTGCCAATGGCGTAGGCGGCTTAGTAACTCCATACCTGCTTAGAGAACTAGGATGCCGGGTCACCACAATAAACGCAAACATCGACGGAGCATTCCCCAATAGACCACCAGAACCCATACCTGAAAACCTACAAGACCTTGCAATAACAGTGAAGGCAGTTGGAGCGGACTTCGGAGTAGCTTTCGACGGCGACGCAGACCGCTCCATCTTCGTAGACGAAAAAGGGGAAATACAATGGGGAGACCGCACCTTCGCCCTCATAGAAAAAGACTTCCTACAAACAAACCGCGGAGAAACAATTGTTACACCGGTAAGCTCTTCACAGGTGGTCAAGGATGTTGCAGAAAAATATGGTGGCAAGCTGGTTTGGGTCAAAGTCGGCAGCACCATCGTTTCATACACTATGAAGAAGCTGAAAGCAAAGCTTGGAGGAGAAGAAAACGGAGGCGTATTTTATGGTCCTCATCAACCAGTGCGAGACGCTGCAATGACCACTGCGCTAATCTTGAACATAATGGCGAAGACTGGCAGAAAACTTTCCCAATTACTGAACGAATTACCCCGTTACCATCTTGAAAAAGACAGGATGGAATGTCCAAATGAACAGAAAACGCTGGTGCTGAAAAAACTGGTTGTAAAGGTCAAGCACTTGAACCCTGAAACAATTGATGGCGTAAAATTGTGGTTTCCAGACAAAAGCTCTATTCTTATAAGACCAAGCGGAACCGAACCCGTATACCGATTTTACGCCGAAGCAGAAAAAAGACAAAAAGCGTCCAAACTAGTTAAAGAATATAAGCGAAAACTGCAACAAATCATAAACCCCTAAAATTCAGATAAGACTTCAGACCTACAAACGTTACTGCACAGATAAATACCTCGTATAAGTGAAAAAAATGCCCAGCGTAATGAACGTTCAAGAAGAAGACATCGACAGCTTCGAAAAATGCAGAAACTACACAGTCAGCATTATTGAATGTGGCAATATTGGTATTCCTCATGCTTGTCTTTTTGCAGACGCGGGATTCAAAGTAGTAGGTGTAAACGCAAATCCGCACATACTTAAATCGCTAAAGAAGGGGCAATCTCCTTTTTTTAAAGAGAGAACCTATCGAACGTTAGAAAAATATATGAAAGAAGGCGTCTTCACAGCATCTTCGGATGCTAGAAAAGCAGCATCTGAAAGCGACATCATCGTTATCGCTACCCAAATAGCAGTTGACGGAAAGAAAAAACCAGACTATTCA
This window harbors:
- the glmM gene encoding phosphoglucosamine mutase: MEKPRRLFGTNGIRGVVNKELTPEFAIKIAEAIGTFFKQGKILLGYDGRISNIMLANAVTSGLISTGCDVYDAGMAPTPCIQYAVKNHQIRGGVMITASHNPPEYNGIKVMAEDGVEISRQQEVKIESLFFENKVNHVNWRRVGQRHVLLRVLDEYKEAVKKHADAATIGKKHYHVVVDAANGVGGLVTPYLLRELGCRVTTINANIDGAFPNRPPEPIPENLQDLAITVKAVGADFGVAFDGDADRSIFVDEKGEIQWGDRTFALIEKDFLQTNRGETIVTPVSSSQVVKDVAEKYGGKLVWVKVGSTIVSYTMKKLKAKLGGEENGGVFYGPHQPVRDAAMTTALILNIMAKTGRKLSQLLNELPRYHLEKDRMECPNEQKTLVLKKLVVKVKHLNPETIDGVKLWFPDKSSILIRPSGTEPVYRFYAEAEKRQKASKLVKEYKRKLQQIINP